Proteins encoded by one window of Ramlibacter tataouinensis:
- the infB gene encoding translation initiation factor IF-2 produces MSSTTVAEFASELKKSPQTLLEQLRSAGVAKSAPTDALSEADKQKLLGYLQASHGTATPERKKITLVKKSTSEIKQADASGKARTIQVEVRKKRTFVKRDDGGDTAVVEAPEGEVRQPPAAPRIDDAELSRREEEARRQAELIRRQEEDLAEKRRAREALEQREREAAERAAAYAASEEAKRIAAATAQAEASAEATAAAAERAAAAAEARAKAEAESKARAEEEAARAKDLEDRRRKALAEAEAIRAMMAAPRKVLVAKKPEEIKAAAKPGEAGKTAAKGTLHKPAVTARPGAPAAPGAGKEVKSAKLSSSWAADPAKKKSIPTRGDASGGVGRNSWRGGPRGRRGSDRDQRDDSMAAPAEQRVIEVHVPETITVAELAHKMAVKASEVIKALMKMGQMVTINQPLDQDTAMIVVEEMGHKAVTAALDDPEAFTEEEVSQANAEALPRAPVVTVMGHVDHGKTSLLDYIRRAKVAAGEAGGITQHIGAYHVETPRGVVSFLDTPGHEAFTAMRARGAQATDIVILVVAADDGVMPQTREAVKHAKAAGVPIVVAVNKIDKPSANPDRVKQELVAEEVVPEEYGGDSPFVNVSALTGQGMDDLLEQVLLQAEVLELKAPVDAAAKGLVIEAQLDKGRGPVATVLVQSGTLKVGDVVLAGQTYGRVRAMLDEDGKTIKSAGPSIPVEIQGLTEVPQAGDEFMVLTDERRAREIATYRAGKFRNTKLARQQAAKLENMFSDMTAGEVKTLPIIVKADVQGSQEALSQSLVKLSTDEVKVQLVYAGVGGVSESDINLAIASKAVVIGFNVRADAGARKLAEGNGVDIRYYGIIYDAVDELKTAMSGMLAPEKREEVIGSAEIRTVFVASKIGTVAGSYITSGLVTRSSHFRLLRDNVVIYTGEIESLKRMKDDVREVKEGFECGIKLKNYNDIKEGDQLEFFEIKEVARTL; encoded by the coding sequence ATGTCCAGTACGACCGTCGCCGAGTTCGCGAGCGAACTCAAAAAATCACCCCAGACGCTGCTCGAGCAGCTGCGCAGCGCCGGCGTCGCCAAGTCGGCGCCGACCGACGCGCTGTCGGAAGCTGACAAGCAGAAGCTGCTGGGCTACCTGCAGGCCAGCCACGGCACGGCCACGCCCGAGCGCAAGAAGATCACGCTGGTCAAGAAGTCCACCAGCGAGATCAAGCAGGCCGACGCCAGCGGCAAGGCCCGCACCATCCAGGTGGAAGTGCGCAAGAAGCGCACCTTCGTCAAGCGCGACGACGGCGGCGACACCGCCGTGGTGGAAGCGCCCGAAGGTGAAGTGCGCCAGCCGCCGGCCGCCCCGCGCATCGACGATGCCGAGCTGTCCCGCCGCGAGGAAGAGGCGCGCCGCCAGGCCGAGCTGATCCGCCGCCAGGAGGAAGACCTGGCCGAGAAGCGCCGCGCCCGCGAGGCACTGGAGCAGCGCGAGCGCGAAGCCGCCGAGCGCGCCGCCGCCTACGCGGCCAGCGAGGAAGCCAAGCGCATCGCTGCCGCCACGGCGCAGGCCGAGGCCAGCGCCGAGGCGACGGCCGCCGCCGCCGAGCGCGCCGCCGCCGCGGCCGAGGCACGCGCCAAGGCCGAAGCCGAATCCAAGGCCCGGGCCGAGGAAGAGGCCGCCCGTGCCAAGGACCTGGAAGACCGCCGCCGCAAGGCGCTGGCCGAGGCCGAGGCGATCCGCGCCATGATGGCCGCCCCGCGCAAGGTGCTGGTGGCCAAGAAGCCGGAAGAAATCAAGGCCGCCGCCAAGCCGGGCGAAGCCGGCAAGACCGCCGCCAAGGGCACGCTGCACAAGCCGGCCGTGACGGCGCGCCCGGGTGCGCCCGCGGCGCCGGGCGCCGGCAAGGAAGTCAAGTCGGCCAAGCTCTCCTCGAGCTGGGCCGCCGACCCCGCCAAGAAGAAGTCGATTCCGACCCGGGGCGATGCCTCCGGCGGCGTCGGCCGCAACAGCTGGCGTGGCGGCCCGCGCGGGCGCCGCGGCAGCGACCGCGACCAGCGCGACGACTCGATGGCCGCACCGGCGGAGCAACGCGTCATCGAAGTGCACGTGCCGGAGACCATCACGGTCGCCGAGCTGGCGCACAAGATGGCGGTCAAGGCGTCCGAGGTGATCAAGGCGCTGATGAAGATGGGCCAGATGGTCACCATCAACCAGCCGCTGGACCAGGACACGGCCATGATCGTGGTCGAGGAAATGGGGCACAAGGCCGTCACGGCGGCGCTGGACGACCCCGAGGCGTTCACCGAGGAGGAAGTGTCCCAGGCCAACGCCGAGGCGCTGCCGCGCGCCCCGGTGGTCACCGTCATGGGCCACGTCGACCACGGCAAGACCTCGCTGCTGGACTACATCCGCCGCGCCAAGGTGGCGGCGGGCGAAGCCGGCGGCATCACGCAGCACATCGGCGCCTACCACGTGGAGACCCCGCGCGGCGTGGTGTCCTTCCTGGACACCCCGGGCCACGAGGCGTTCACCGCCATGCGCGCCCGCGGTGCCCAGGCCACCGACATCGTCATCCTGGTGGTGGCGGCCGATGACGGCGTCATGCCGCAGACCCGGGAAGCGGTCAAGCACGCCAAGGCAGCCGGCGTTCCCATCGTCGTGGCGGTCAACAAGATCGACAAGCCCAGCGCCAACCCCGACCGCGTCAAGCAGGAGCTGGTGGCCGAGGAGGTGGTGCCCGAGGAATACGGCGGCGACTCGCCGTTCGTCAACGTCTCGGCGCTCACCGGCCAGGGCATGGACGACCTGCTCGAGCAGGTGCTGCTGCAGGCCGAGGTGCTGGAGCTGAAGGCGCCGGTAGATGCCGCCGCCAAGGGCTTGGTCATCGAAGCCCAGCTGGACAAGGGCCGCGGCCCGGTGGCCACGGTGCTGGTGCAGTCGGGCACGCTCAAGGTGGGCGACGTGGTGCTGGCCGGCCAGACCTACGGCCGCGTGCGCGCCATGCTCGACGAGGACGGCAAGACCATCAAGAGCGCGGGTCCGTCGATCCCGGTGGAGATCCAGGGCCTGACCGAGGTGCCGCAGGCCGGCGACGAGTTCATGGTGCTGACCGACGAGCGCCGGGCGCGCGAGATCGCGACCTACCGCGCCGGCAAGTTCCGCAACACCAAGCTGGCCAGGCAGCAGGCCGCCAAGCTGGAGAACATGTTCTCGGACATGACCGCCGGCGAGGTCAAGACGCTGCCCATCATCGTCAAGGCCGACGTGCAGGGCTCGCAGGAGGCGCTGTCGCAGTCGCTGGTCAAGCTGTCGACCGACGAGGTCAAGGTGCAGCTGGTCTACGCGGGCGTGGGCGGCGTGAGCGAGTCCGACATCAACCTGGCGATCGCCTCCAAGGCGGTGGTCATCGGCTTCAACGTGCGCGCCGACGCCGGTGCGCGCAAGCTGGCCGAGGGCAACGGCGTGGACATCCGCTACTACGGCATCATCTACGACGCCGTGGACGAGCTGAAGACCGCCATGTCCGGCATGCTGGCGCCCGAGAAGCGCGAGGAGGTCATCGGCTCGGCCGAGATCCGCACCGTGTTCGTGGCGTCCAAGATCGGCACCGTGGCCGGCTCGTACATCACGTCCGGCCTGGTCACCCGCTCTTCGCACTTCCGCCTGCTGCGCGACAACGTGGTGATCTACACCGGCGAGATCGAGTCGCTCAAGCGGATGAAGGACGACGTGCGCGAGGTCAAGGAAGGCTTCGAGTGCGGCATCAAGCT
- the nusA gene encoding transcription termination factor NusA, producing MNRELLMLVEAISREKNVERDVVFGAVESALAQATKKLYEGEVDIRVAIDRDSGDYETFRRWLVVPDDAGLQNPDAEEMLMDAQDRVADVEPGDYIEEPVESLPIGRIGAMAAKQVILQKIRDAEREMLLNDFMSRGDKIFVGTVKRMDKGDVIVESGRVEGRLRRGEMIPKENLRNGDRVRAMIMEVDLTLRGAPIILSRAAPEFMIELFRQEVPEIEQGLLEIKSCARDPGSRAKIAVLSHDKRVDPIGTCVGVRGTRVNAVTNELAGERVDIVLWSEDPAQFVIGALAPANVSSIVVDEEKHAMDVVVDEENLAIAIGRGGQNVRLASDLTGWKINIMDANESAQKQAEESSAIRGLFMEKLDVDEEIADILIAEGFTSLEEVAYVPIQEMLEIESFDEETVQELRARAKDALLTMEIKREESVEEVSQDLRDLDGLSPQLIGQLAEAGVHTRDDLADLAVDELTEITGQTAEEATALIIKAREHWFTGAAAAQE from the coding sequence ATGAACCGCGAACTGTTGATGCTGGTGGAAGCGATCTCGCGCGAAAAGAACGTCGAGCGCGACGTGGTGTTCGGCGCCGTCGAATCGGCGCTGGCCCAGGCCACCAAGAAGCTCTACGAGGGCGAGGTGGACATCCGGGTGGCGATCGACCGCGACAGCGGCGACTACGAGACCTTCCGCCGCTGGCTGGTGGTGCCGGACGACGCCGGCCTGCAGAACCCCGACGCCGAAGAGATGCTGATGGACGCCCAGGACCGGGTGGCCGACGTCGAGCCGGGCGACTACATCGAGGAGCCGGTCGAGTCGCTGCCGATCGGCCGCATCGGCGCCATGGCCGCCAAGCAGGTGATCCTGCAGAAGATCCGCGACGCCGAGCGCGAGATGCTGCTGAACGACTTCATGTCGCGCGGCGACAAGATCTTCGTGGGCACCGTCAAGCGCATGGACAAGGGCGACGTGATCGTCGAGAGCGGCCGCGTCGAGGGCCGGCTGCGCCGCGGCGAGATGATCCCCAAGGAGAACCTGCGCAACGGCGACCGGGTGCGCGCCATGATCATGGAGGTGGACCTGACGCTGCGCGGCGCGCCCATCATCCTGTCGCGCGCGGCGCCCGAGTTCATGATCGAGCTGTTCCGCCAGGAAGTGCCCGAGATCGAGCAGGGCCTGCTGGAGATCAAGAGCTGCGCCCGCGACCCCGGCAGCCGCGCCAAGATCGCCGTGCTGTCGCACGACAAGCGCGTCGACCCGATCGGCACCTGCGTCGGCGTGCGCGGCACCCGCGTCAACGCCGTCACCAACGAGCTGGCCGGCGAGCGGGTCGACATCGTGCTGTGGTCCGAGGATCCGGCGCAGTTCGTGATCGGCGCGCTGGCGCCGGCCAACGTCAGCTCCATCGTGGTCGACGAGGAGAAGCACGCGATGGACGTGGTGGTCGACGAGGAGAACCTGGCCATCGCCATCGGCCGCGGCGGCCAGAACGTCCGCCTGGCCTCCGACCTGACCGGCTGGAAGATCAACATCATGGACGCCAACGAATCGGCCCAGAAGCAGGCCGAGGAGTCCAGCGCCATCCGCGGCCTGTTCATGGAAAAGCTGGACGTCGACGAGGAGATCGCCGACATCCTGATCGCCGAGGGCTTCACCAGCCTCGAGGAAGTGGCCTACGTGCCGATCCAGGAGATGCTGGAGATCGAATCGTTCGACGAGGAAACCGTCCAGGAGCTGCGCGCCCGCGCCAAGGACGCCCTGCTGACCATGGAGATCAAGCGCGAGGAGAGCGTCGAGGAAGTCTCGCAGGACCTGCGCGACCTCGATGGCCTGAGCCCGCAGCTGATCGGCCAGCTGGCCGAGGCCGGCGTGCACACCCGCGACGACCTGGCCGACCTGGCCGTCGATGAATTGACCGAAATCACGGGGCAGACGGCCGAAGAGGCCACCGCCCTGATCATCAAGGCGCGCGAGCACTGGTTCACCGGCGCTGCGGCGGCACAAGAGTAA
- the rimP gene encoding ribosome maturation factor RimP, with translation MALHDIAQQTVTGLGYELVEIERSAGGLLRVTIDLPWQPGADEAFVNVEDCEKVTRQLQYALEVEGIDYRRLEVSSPGLDRPLRDERDFERFAGEMVDITLKAPVGAAGAGQVAANRKKFRGRLGRADGNWQLVWSDEPERKPGQRVSRKKEPAPLQAIGFTLDELKEARLAPVVDFKGRRPSERG, from the coding sequence CCCAGCAGACCGTGACCGGGCTGGGCTACGAGCTGGTGGAGATCGAACGCTCCGCCGGTGGTCTGCTGCGCGTGACGATCGACCTGCCCTGGCAGCCGGGGGCCGACGAGGCCTTCGTCAACGTCGAGGACTGCGAGAAGGTCACGCGCCAGTTGCAGTATGCGCTGGAGGTCGAGGGCATCGACTACAGGCGGCTGGAGGTGTCATCGCCGGGGCTGGACCGGCCGTTGCGCGATGAGCGCGACTTCGAGCGCTTCGCCGGCGAGATGGTGGACATCACGCTGAAGGCGCCGGTGGGCGCGGCGGGAGCAGGCCAGGTGGCGGCCAACCGCAAGAAGTTCCGCGGCCGGCTGGGCCGGGCCGACGGCAACTGGCAACTGGTATGGAGCGACGAGCCGGAGCGCAAGCCGGGCCAGCGCGTCAGCCGCAAGAAGGAGCCGGCGCCGCTGCAGGCGATCGGCTTCACGCTGGACGAATTGAAGGAGGCGCGGCTCGCGCCGGTGGTTGACTTCAAGGGGCGGCGCCCCTCGGAGAGGGGCTAG